One genomic segment of Virgibacillus doumboii includes these proteins:
- a CDS encoding uracil-DNA glycosylase family protein, whose protein sequence is MLHTTLKRFLPAIQSLGTDRPLTKQDLLTPSFLMDKENDITMYYAPHNEYINRDAKIVIVGITPGWNQMKTAFEQFVESHSSGKSLETCLKETKEAAGFAGSMRKNLVDMIDQCGIPDILGIKNSSASFGKDRNLLHTTSIIKYPVFLKGKNYTGHQPPIDRSPSLQHYAFKEFPEELAQIISPALVIPLGKSVEQSILRLVEENKLPNHTYLTGFPHPSGANGHRFRQFREHKKQLQEKVKTWADRIK, encoded by the coding sequence ATGTTACATACAACACTTAAACGATTTCTGCCGGCCATTCAATCATTAGGAACTGACCGGCCACTCACCAAACAAGATTTATTAACACCGTCATTTTTGATGGACAAAGAAAACGATATAACCATGTACTATGCACCTCATAACGAATATATCAACAGGGACGCGAAGATTGTGATTGTCGGCATTACTCCGGGATGGAATCAAATGAAAACTGCCTTTGAACAATTTGTAGAAAGCCATTCGTCAGGTAAATCGCTGGAAACATGTCTGAAAGAAACAAAAGAAGCTGCCGGATTCGCCGGTTCAATGCGGAAAAATCTCGTCGACATGATTGACCAATGCGGCATCCCAGACATACTCGGTATTAAAAATTCATCCGCTTCGTTCGGAAAAGACAGGAACCTCCTTCATACAACATCGATCATTAAATACCCGGTATTCTTAAAAGGGAAAAACTATACGGGACATCAGCCGCCTATCGACCGTTCTCCATCCTTGCAGCATTATGCCTTTAAAGAGTTCCCGGAAGAATTAGCACAAATAATATCCCCAGCGCTGGTAATTCCGCTTGGTAAATCAGTTGAACAATCAATTCTCAGGTTGGTTGAGGAAAACAAGCTCCCTAATCATACCTATTTAACCGGTTTCCCGCATCCTTCCGGGGCAAACGGACATCGCTTCAGACAGTTCCGGGAGCATAAGAAGCAGCTTCAAGAAAAAGTAAAAACCTGGGCTGACAGGATTAAATAA
- a CDS encoding S66 family peptidase: MLIKPKKLRPGDKVATISPSWGGAGEQELRWRYEQGVERLRDMFGLEVVAMPNSLKGADYLYEHPEARAEDLMEAFRDENIKGIIANIGGSESIRLLPYIDFDVIRKNPKIFMGYSDVTIPHLFCHKAGLSSFYGPAIMTDFAENVAMDPYTVDLIKRTLFSSEVIGEIEPAKKWTSERLEWDIVNKNTRRKMQPNQGYEVLQGSGVIQGRLIGGCMEVLEFAKGTVLWPDKKYWEDSILFFETSEEKPSPDSVTCWLRNYAAQGILHKTNGIIFGKPQDEMYYDAYKEAIQTVMREYKLEDLPIMYNLNFGHTEPKMILPYGAMAEVDCGNGTFAILESGAE, from the coding sequence ATGCTTATAAAACCAAAGAAATTGAGGCCTGGAGACAAAGTGGCAACAATCAGTCCGTCATGGGGCGGTGCCGGGGAGCAGGAGTTAAGATGGCGCTATGAACAAGGCGTGGAACGGCTGCGTGATATGTTCGGGCTTGAAGTAGTTGCTATGCCGAACAGTTTAAAGGGTGCGGATTATCTTTATGAACATCCGGAAGCACGCGCGGAAGATTTAATGGAGGCGTTCCGTGATGAGAACATCAAGGGCATTATCGCAAACATAGGAGGAAGCGAAAGTATTCGTCTGCTTCCATACATTGATTTTGATGTGATCAGGAAGAATCCGAAAATCTTTATGGGCTATTCGGATGTGACCATTCCGCATTTATTCTGTCACAAAGCAGGCCTGTCATCGTTTTATGGGCCGGCGATTATGACTGATTTTGCTGAAAATGTGGCAATGGACCCGTATACAGTTGATCTGATAAAGCGGACGTTATTTTCCAGCGAGGTAATTGGTGAAATCGAACCTGCTAAGAAATGGACGAGTGAGCGGCTGGAATGGGATATCGTCAACAAAAATACAAGGCGCAAGATGCAGCCGAATCAGGGTTATGAAGTCCTGCAAGGTTCCGGAGTGATACAGGGACGATTGATTGGCGGCTGTATGGAGGTGTTGGAGTTTGCGAAAGGGACAGTTCTCTGGCCGGACAAAAAATATTGGGAGGACAGCATTCTCTTTTTTGAAACTTCAGAAGAGAAGCCTTCGCCAGACTCCGTCACATGCTGGCTGCGTAATTATGCAGCCCAGGGTATTCTGCACAAAACGAATGGTATTATTTTTGGCAAGCCCCAGGATGAAATGTATTACGATGCGTATAAAGAGGCTATTCAGACGGTCATGAGGGAATATAAGCTCGAAGACTTGCCGATTATGTACAATCTGAACTTTGGCCATACCGAACCGAAGATGATTTTGCCGTACGGGGCTATGGCAGAAGTGGATTGTGGGAATGGCACGTTTGCGATTTTGGAAAGTGGTGCGGAATAA
- a CDS encoding cell division protein FtsZ, which translates to MDTLVKIYQTDYEAFATDQSITENLEPDNLCFYQFSGGNANETDDLINQLDALKEKKALLIGIFRFPFRFEGKKRFQTASSQYFRMKELCDAVIYFHSDALMESIDKYTTIREANQTFHAIEEHTIHTMKQLIERTGDMNIDFQDIEAFINKNKGPLFLHTVEGETFDEPLKDLISTPYLPDDFADGRQLMLNIGYARDVDMEAYRQINLRLHDLFSKADLFKIGTYFMDEPGQHFNITLLVNGIRDPIDTPDDFKKLSKYRTLFRKWQGLTKKGRLFS; encoded by the coding sequence ATGGATACACTTGTAAAAATTTATCAAACGGATTATGAAGCTTTTGCAACGGACCAGTCCATAACAGAAAACCTGGAACCGGATAACCTGTGTTTCTATCAGTTTAGCGGTGGCAACGCCAATGAAACGGATGACCTGATTAATCAATTGGATGCATTGAAAGAGAAAAAGGCTTTGCTGATTGGGATCTTCCGCTTTCCATTTCGTTTTGAAGGCAAAAAAAGATTCCAGACCGCTTCATCCCAGTATTTCAGGATGAAGGAACTTTGTGATGCTGTCATATACTTTCACAGTGATGCGTTAATGGAATCAATTGATAAATATACGACAATCCGGGAAGCAAATCAGACGTTCCATGCGATTGAAGAGCACACGATTCATACGATGAAACAGCTGATTGAAAGAACCGGTGACATGAATATTGACTTCCAGGATATCGAGGCATTCATCAACAAAAATAAGGGACCCCTATTTTTACATACCGTTGAAGGCGAAACTTTTGATGAGCCTTTAAAAGATCTCATCTCAACACCTTACCTGCCTGATGATTTCGCGGACGGCAGGCAGCTTATGCTGAATATCGGTTATGCACGAGATGTTGATATGGAAGCCTATCGTCAAATTAACTTGCGACTGCATGATCTTTTTTCGAAAGCAGATTTGTTTAAAATTGGCACCTATTTTATGGACGAACCAGGGCAGCACTTCAACATCACCTTGCTTGTGAACGGCATTCGTGACCCGATTGACACGCCGGATGATTTTAAGAAGCTGTCAAAATACAGAACACTATTTAGGAAGTGGCAGGGACTGACCAAAAAGGGACGGCTGTTTTCGTAG
- a CDS encoding methyl-accepting chemotaxis protein yields the protein MLPKLHSIRFKRPGNIHLTIRARLIVSFAIVLLLLVTMSTVIYSKMNAISQNDKEINQLSLPILIEVTKMNNGMLQINRYANEMVNSTMSVTISKLEGNINDTIESVETSQSELEPLIEQLNNGNAAQHYAEFMKQWEGYKELIANMIENAASGNQFAAQNELFKGKAYFDRSNDALLSIIDTARVKISEGVNDSVRLSQEGISWILMIAVISIIFTVGLIYVTLVVITRPISQISRQVDKVTTDDLTVEPLEVKTNDELGKLTSNFNKMTETLRQVIKDVKQNVYHVTHTSEQLSLNAEGTKAGVNEVATSIEQVSSETNEQMEGISETDLQIKEISSDVQEVKANFKIVTSLSETANQNAQAGKEDMDKIVEKINDIEIKVKDSVEKINNLVQKTSEVDKIVAMINDVSSQTNLLALNAAIEAARAGEAGKGFAVVADEVKKLAVQSTEATDEISLILGEIQNDTQNTKVSMEQTNDITEEGREIITNAGNSFEKIVDSTSSAAAEVKHVLLHIGRVTERTRSILDTIRQIETAARQNSSNAETVAGISEEANAAMEEISDALLKLAEMSNNLNAKVKKFTVE from the coding sequence TTGCTGCCAAAATTACACAGTATACGGTTCAAACGTCCCGGGAATATTCATTTAACTATTCGCGCAAGGTTGATTGTTAGTTTTGCTATCGTTCTTTTGTTATTAGTTACGATGAGTACTGTTATCTACAGTAAAATGAATGCTATTTCTCAAAATGATAAAGAAATTAACCAATTGTCCCTTCCTATACTTATTGAAGTGACAAAGATGAATAATGGTATGCTGCAAATTAACAGGTATGCGAATGAGATGGTTAATTCGACCATGTCAGTGACAATCAGCAAGCTGGAAGGCAATATAAATGATACGATTGAGAGTGTAGAAACAAGCCAAAGTGAACTCGAACCATTGATAGAACAGTTAAATAACGGGAATGCAGCACAGCATTACGCTGAGTTTATGAAGCAATGGGAAGGTTATAAAGAGCTGATTGCCAATATGATTGAGAATGCTGCCAGTGGCAATCAATTTGCTGCACAAAACGAATTATTTAAAGGTAAAGCCTACTTTGACCGATCCAATGATGCACTGTTATCCATCATTGATACTGCCAGAGTAAAAATAAGTGAGGGTGTAAATGATTCGGTCAGGTTAAGTCAGGAAGGTATCTCCTGGATTTTAATGATTGCAGTCATTTCGATTATTTTTACGGTTGGTCTGATTTATGTAACCCTTGTCGTGATTACGAGGCCCATATCACAAATTTCCCGTCAGGTGGATAAAGTTACGACAGATGATCTCACTGTTGAGCCTTTAGAAGTAAAAACGAATGATGAACTTGGAAAGCTAACATCTAATTTTAATAAAATGACGGAAACGTTGAGACAAGTCATCAAAGACGTTAAGCAGAATGTGTATCATGTGACACATACATCTGAACAATTATCATTGAATGCGGAAGGAACAAAAGCAGGGGTCAATGAGGTTGCTACATCGATTGAACAGGTATCATCTGAGACAAATGAACAGATGGAAGGAATCAGTGAAACAGACCTTCAAATTAAAGAAATCTCCAGTGATGTTCAGGAAGTCAAAGCTAACTTTAAAATTGTTACATCTTTATCAGAAACGGCAAATCAGAACGCACAAGCCGGTAAAGAAGATATGGACAAAATTGTGGAAAAAATAAATGATATTGAAATTAAAGTAAAAGATTCGGTAGAAAAAATAAATAATTTAGTACAAAAAACCAGTGAAGTAGATAAAATAGTTGCTATGATTAATGATGTTTCCAGTCAGACAAACCTCCTGGCATTAAACGCGGCAATTGAAGCTGCAAGAGCGGGGGAGGCAGGAAAAGGTTTTGCAGTGGTAGCCGACGAGGTAAAAAAATTAGCTGTCCAATCAACGGAAGCAACAGATGAAATCAGCTTGATTCTTGGAGAAATTCAAAACGATACACAAAATACAAAAGTGTCCATGGAACAGACAAATGACATTACAGAAGAAGGCAGAGAAATCATTACGAATGCAGGTAATAGTTTTGAAAAAATTGTTGATTCAACTTCCTCTGCAGCTGCTGAAGTAAAGCACGTGTTATTACATATCGGCCGAGTTACGGAAAGAACAAGAAGTATTTTAGACACAATCCGGCAAATAGAAACTGCTGCCAGACAAAATTCATCTAATGCTGAAACGGTGGCTGGGATATCAGAAGAAGCAAACGCTGCAATGGAAGAAATTTCTGATGCATTGTTGAAACTTGCTGAGATGAGCAACAACTTAAATGCAAAGGTAAAAAAATTCACTGTAGAATAG
- a CDS encoding GNAT family N-acetyltransferase: protein MDTHFRKLTEPNPSILEAFNRWENDSELIPLTRPNQNEKELNRRDNVTLDNLRKRMKHQNIYLIYLNDLLAGEMNYMVDPGHLYKKVPGTAWIGITIGEPVGRGQGIGMKAMNFLEQEIKKQGIKRIELGVFEFNNQAYRLYQKLGYKDIGHIDDFTYWQGRMWADIRMEKYL from the coding sequence ATGGATACTCATTTCAGAAAATTAACCGAACCAAACCCAAGCATTCTGGAAGCCTTCAACAGATGGGAAAACGACTCGGAATTAATTCCATTAACCCGTCCTAATCAAAACGAAAAAGAACTGAATCGCCGGGATAACGTGACCTTGGATAACTTGAGAAAACGTATGAAGCACCAAAATATCTATCTGATATATTTGAATGACCTGTTAGCAGGTGAAATGAATTATATGGTCGATCCAGGTCATCTTTATAAAAAAGTACCTGGAACCGCCTGGATTGGCATTACAATCGGTGAACCCGTTGGACGCGGCCAAGGGATTGGTATGAAGGCAATGAATTTTTTGGAGCAAGAGATTAAAAAACAGGGGATTAAACGTATTGAATTGGGAGTTTTTGAATTTAACAACCAGGCTTACAGACTCTATCAAAAGCTGGGATACAAGGATATCGGTCATATTGATGATTTTACGTATTGGCAGGGCAGAATGTGGGCTGATATACGGATGGAAAAATATTTGTAA